Proteins encoded together in one Amblyomma americanum isolate KBUSLIRL-KWMA chromosome 1, ASM5285725v1, whole genome shotgun sequence window:
- the LOC144098073 gene encoding uncharacterized protein LOC144098073 has product MAPGKKRPVREWNRLAYWCPGHQRLEDMPIMQFIKKEIMTSPEPQSTYAAEQRRCAQQRPSGSKTNAGTAATTGSGSDLHIDTPATNRSGSDLRINTGDHQEQQETFG; this is encoded by the exons ATGGCGCCAGGGAAAAAGAGGCCAGTGAGAGAGTGGAATCGGTTGGCTTATTGGTGCCCCGGTCACCAGAGGCTGGAGGATATGCCCATAATGCAGTTCATCAAGAAAGAGATAATGACCAGCCCTGAGCCACAG TCGACTTACGCCGCCGAGCAACGCAGATGCGCGCAGCAACGTCCGTCGGGTAGCAAGACCAACGCTGGGACAGCGGCGACCACCGGGTCAGGTTCGGACTTGCATATCGACACACCAGCAACCAACAGGTCAGGTTCCGACTTGCGTATCAACACAGGCGACCATCAG gaacagcaagaaacGTTCGGCTGA